The DNA window AGGTAGATGTCGATCGAAAGCAGGAACTCGACCCCGGCGAGCGCGCGCTCGAGGCGCGGACCGTTCGGCAACGAGAGCACCGGGTTTCCCGCGTGGGTCACGAGCGCGCGAATCTGGCCGGGCCCGGGCGTCTCGAGCTCCTCGGCCAGCGTGGCCGCCGGAAGCTCGCCGCCGATCTCGGGCAGGCCGCTCACGCGACTCCGGTAGCGGCCGTAGCTCCCGGCCTGGCCGAGACGCCGCGCCGTCGCCGGGAGGTCCACCGGCGCGCGCCCGAACATGGCCCCTCCCGGCCGATCCACGTTCCCCGTGACGAGGTTCAAGAGATCGATGAGCCAGGTGGCGAGGACCCCGTGGCGCTGGACGCAGGTGCCGAGTCGCCCGTAGCAGACGGCGCTCTCCGCCTCGGTGAAGGCCAGCGCGAGCGCGCGCGTCTCGGCGGCGGAGATCCCCGTCCGCAATGCGACCGCCTCGGGGGTGAAGCGCTCCACGCACGCCGCCAGGTCGCTGAAACCTTCCAGCCTTGGGGCGAGGGCGCCGGGGCGCGCCCGTCCCTCTTTCAGCACCACGTGCAGGAGCGCCGCGAGGAAGTAGGCGTCCGACCCAGGCCGGATGAAGAGGTGCTGGTCGGCCAGGCGCGCCGTCTCCGTGCGCCGGGGGTCCACGACGACGAGCCGGCCACCGCGCTGGCGGAGCTCCTTCAGCCGACGCGCCGCGCCGGGGGCGGTCATGATACTGCCATTCGAGACGGCCGGGTTCGCGCCGAGGACGAGCAAAAAGCGCGTCCGCTCGAGGTCGGGGACGGGGAGCGCCGTCTGGTTGCCGTAGAGCAGGTACGAGACCAGCATGCGCGGCCAGGCGTCCACGGAGTTCGAGGTGTAGCGGTGGCGGCTACCCAGTACCTGGTCGAGAAGCAGCCCGTAGAAGATGGCCCCGTAGTTGTGGACCACGGGGTTGCCGGCGTAGAGCGCCACGGCGTCGCGGCCGTGCCGGGCCTGCACCTCGGCGAGGCGCGCCGCGGCGAGGTCGAGCGCCTCCTCCCAGGAGAGCTCGCGCCACCCCGTCCCATCGCGCAGGAGCGGTCGCTTCAGCCGATCGGGGTCCTCGTGGAGATCCTTCAGCGCCACGGCCTTCGGACAGAGGTGCCCCCGGCTGAAGGGGTCCTGCTCGTCCC is part of the Deltaproteobacteria bacterium genome and encodes:
- a CDS encoding molybdopterin-dependent oxidoreductase is translated as MADRAHVICPLCEATCGLTVEHDGERLLSVRGDEQDPFSRGHLCPKAVALKDLHEDPDRLKRPLLRDGTGWRELSWEEALDLAAARLAEVQARHGRDAVALYAGNPVVHNYGAIFYGLLLDQVLGSRHRYTSNSVDAWPRMLVSYLLYGNQTALPVPDLERTRFLLVLGANPAVSNGSIMTAPGAARRLKELRQRGGRLVVVDPRRTETARLADQHLFIRPGSDAYFLAALLHVVLKEGRARPGALAPRLEGFSDLAACVERFTPEAVALRTGISAAETRALALAFTEAESAVCYGRLGTCVQRHGVLATWLIDLLNLVTGNVDRPGGAMFGRAPVDLPATARRLGQAGSYGRYRSRVSGLPEIGGELPAATLAEELETPGPGQIRALVTHAGNPVLSLPNGPRLERALAGVEFLLSIDIYLNETTRHAHLILPPTFGLEHDHYSLLFSALSVRTVAHYSPAVLRPADGSREEWEILLELSTRLLARRGLAGSLGARALRAVGGRLGAKGLLDLSLRTGPYGLGRSRGPRLSLAALRKAPHGLDLGPLESRLPELLGGDGRIPLLPAVLTDALARLDLSPGQGPVGPASPSGELLLIGRRSLRSNNSWMHNSPRLTKGREACTLLAHPADASARGLTDGALVRVRSRVGEVRVPLEVSNEMMPGVVSLPHGYGHGRPGTALRVANQRPGVSANELTDDAVREELSGAGVLFGVPVELLPG